A section of the Bradyrhizobium oligotrophicum S58 genome encodes:
- a CDS encoding ABC transporter substrate-binding protein, with protein MRHRLRSAVVGLVLTTLALASATARAEKIQIGCTATSDCASAMVAVDEGIFKKHGLDAEMVLIGINSNIPAAILSNSIQIGGPTSTVFLQAADGGLDLVAVSGASIMNKTSNDAIAAFVRNGITINGPQDFKGKKVGAPGIGAFLQVLFVKWLVEKGVDPKSVNFVEVTFPTMADTIKSGGVDAVLTAEPFVMRMTNANLGTVGARYAAELARTEPIIFYAASREWAEKNPETVKKFRAAIAEAAPIVNNDREKASAAIAKFTKQPLELVKLTTPNSAEPVLKPEQLAWWVDVMSAQKMLQSKLDLKKLILD; from the coding sequence ATGCGTCATCGGCTCAGGAGTGCTGTTGTCGGCTTGGTGCTGACGACGCTCGCACTCGCATCCGCCACGGCACGCGCCGAGAAGATCCAGATCGGCTGTACCGCGACCTCCGACTGCGCCTCGGCCATGGTTGCGGTCGACGAGGGCATCTTCAAGAAGCACGGGCTCGATGCCGAGATGGTGCTGATCGGGATCAACTCGAACATCCCCGCCGCCATCCTCTCCAACTCGATCCAGATCGGCGGCCCGACCTCCACCGTGTTCCTGCAGGCGGCCGACGGCGGCCTCGACCTCGTCGCGGTCTCCGGCGCCTCGATCATGAACAAAACCTCGAACGATGCCATCGCCGCCTTCGTTCGCAACGGCATCACCATCAACGGCCCGCAGGACTTCAAGGGCAAGAAGGTCGGCGCCCCCGGCATCGGCGCGTTCCTGCAGGTGCTGTTCGTGAAATGGCTGGTCGAGAAGGGCGTCGATCCGAAGAGCGTCAACTTCGTCGAGGTGACGTTCCCGACCATGGCCGACACCATCAAGTCGGGCGGCGTCGATGCGGTGCTGACGGCCGAGCCGTTCGTGATGCGCATGACCAATGCCAACCTCGGCACCGTCGGCGCCCGCTACGCCGCCGAGCTCGCCCGCACCGAGCCGATCATCTTCTACGCGGCATCGCGCGAATGGGCGGAGAAGAACCCGGAGACCGTGAAGAAATTCCGCGCGGCGATCGCCGAGGCCGCGCCGATCGTCAACAACGACCGGGAGAAGGCCTCGGCCGCAATCGCAAAATTCACCAAGCAGCCGCTGGAACTGGTCAAGCTCACGACGCCCAACTCCGCCGAACCGGTGCTCAAGCCCGAGCAACTCGCGTGGTGGGTCGACGTGATGTCGGCCCAGAAGATGCTACAGAGCAAGCTCGATCTCAAGAAGCTGATCCTCGACTGA
- a CDS encoding GntR family transcriptional regulator, whose translation MTASTPILQTEPASGDTLSERAAALIERDIVAGVLAPGSRLGIVELAKRYEIGPTPVREGLSRLVSRGLIVSIGQRGFRVAEVSRDDLVDITRLRTVVEKEALRLAMLNGSDQWEAGIIAALHQMRRYIQRMQTEFREGAPEFDQLHKAFHTALLGACGSRRLLAAHSDLYDQAYRYRRVMMRSFDDSSGFIREHEALADLVLARDATAAQSRLAAHLRSTVDIVYPEPKGA comes from the coding sequence ATGACCGCGTCGACCCCGATCCTGCAGACCGAGCCGGCAAGCGGCGACACACTGAGCGAGCGCGCCGCCGCTTTGATCGAGCGCGACATCGTCGCAGGGGTGCTCGCCCCAGGCTCGCGGCTCGGCATCGTCGAGCTCGCCAAGCGCTATGAGATCGGGCCGACGCCGGTGCGCGAAGGGCTGTCGCGGCTGGTGTCGCGCGGCCTGATCGTCAGCATCGGCCAGCGCGGCTTTCGCGTGGCCGAGGTCAGCCGCGATGATCTCGTCGACATCACGCGATTGCGCACCGTGGTGGAGAAGGAGGCGCTGCGGCTCGCAATGCTGAACGGCAGCGACCAATGGGAGGCCGGCATCATCGCCGCGCTGCATCAGATGCGCCGCTACATCCAGCGCATGCAAACCGAATTCCGCGAAGGCGCCCCGGAGTTCGATCAGTTGCACAAGGCGTTTCACACCGCGCTGCTTGGCGCGTGCGGATCGCGTCGCCTGCTCGCGGCGCATTCCGATCTCTACGACCAGGCCTATCGCTATCGCCGCGTCATGATGCGCAGCTTCGATGACAGCAGCGGTTTCATCCGGGAACATGAGGCGCTCGCCGACCTCGTGCTCGCGCGTGACGCAACAGCGGCGCAGTCGCGGCTCGCGGCGCATCTGCGCTCGACGGTCGACATCGTCTATCCCGAGCCGAAGGGAGCCTGA
- a CDS encoding ABC transporter ATP-binding protein: MAEPALALVRSSPSPARAQIAFDNVSLVLGGKAIIDTISLDVAPGEILCVVGASGCGKTTALRLAAGLYQPTGGTVRFEGEAMRAPRREIAVVFQDYGKALLPWRTAAGNVSLALETIGMPSAQREARIAELLAKVGLAGHAAKYPTEMSGGMQQRLQIARCLAQDPKVLLMDEPFGALDAMTRQALQDEMLALVASTGATVVFVTHDLEEAIYLGDRVVGLLPHPGRIGLTMTIDLPRPRDQLATREHPEFLRLRRALFDFIEASE; this comes from the coding sequence ATGGCAGAGCCTGCCCTTGCCCTGGTGCGATCATCTCCTTCGCCTGCTCGGGCGCAGATCGCGTTCGACAATGTCTCGCTGGTGCTCGGCGGCAAGGCGATCATCGACACGATCAGCCTGGACGTCGCCCCGGGCGAGATCCTGTGCGTGGTCGGCGCCTCCGGCTGCGGCAAGACCACGGCGCTGCGGCTCGCCGCCGGCCTCTATCAGCCGACCGGCGGCACCGTGCGTTTCGAGGGCGAGGCGATGCGCGCGCCGCGGCGCGAGATCGCGGTCGTGTTTCAGGACTACGGCAAGGCGCTGCTGCCGTGGCGCACAGCGGCCGGCAACGTGTCGCTGGCGCTGGAGACCATCGGCATGCCCTCGGCGCAGCGTGAGGCGCGCATCGCCGAGCTGCTGGCCAAGGTCGGCCTCGCCGGCCATGCGGCGAAATATCCAACGGAGATGTCCGGCGGCATGCAGCAGCGGCTGCAGATCGCGCGCTGCCTCGCGCAGGATCCGAAGGTGCTGCTGATGGACGAGCCGTTCGGTGCGCTCGACGCGATGACGCGGCAAGCCCTGCAGGACGAGATGCTGGCGCTGGTCGCCTCCACCGGCGCCACCGTCGTGTTCGTCACGCATGATCTGGAGGAAGCGATCTATCTCGGGGACCGCGTGGTCGGCCTGCTGCCGCATCCCGGCCGCATCGGCCTCACGATGACCATCGACCTGCCGCGGCCGCGCGACCAATTGGCAACCCGCGAGCATCCGGAATTCCTGCGGCTGCGGCGCGCGCTGTTCGACTTCATCGAGGCAAGCGAATGA
- a CDS encoding FAD-dependent oxidoreductase, whose protein sequence is MSAIEIIDRTPELAVDCLIIGAGAAGLVAALSASENGESGLVLERDAVPQGSTALSAGLIPAAGTRWQAALGIDDNPARFAADIMHKAHDEPDAAMVKLVTGTIGPTLEWLADRHQLPFSLVDNFSYPGHSRYRMHGLPSRAGRELIDRLRSAAESAGIDILCNAHATTLLLDRTQRIVGVRFTRPDGSSDEIGCRRLILACSGYGGNPALVARHIPEMAGATYFGHAGNQGDALTWGEQLGAATRHLGGHQGHGSVAHPARILISWASITEGGFQVNAMGHRFSNEASGYSEQAAHVLAQPDGIAWTIFDARIAGIAAQFEDFRSAVAHGAVLEADDVAGLAAVMRVPADALAATYDEVSEAKAQQRVDRFGRSFAGVPQLTPPYRAVKVTGALFHTQGGLVIDDRARVLRNDGRAIDNLFAAGGAACGVSGADASGYLSGNGLLTAVALGRVAGLAR, encoded by the coding sequence ATGAGTGCGATCGAAATCATTGATCGCACGCCCGAGCTCGCGGTCGATTGCCTGATCATCGGCGCCGGCGCGGCGGGGCTCGTCGCGGCGCTATCGGCGAGCGAGAACGGCGAGAGCGGGCTGGTGCTGGAGCGCGATGCCGTGCCGCAGGGCTCGACGGCGCTGTCTGCCGGCTTGATACCGGCAGCCGGCACGCGCTGGCAGGCGGCGCTCGGCATCGACGACAATCCGGCGCGCTTCGCGGCGGACATCATGCACAAGGCGCATGATGAGCCGGATGCGGCGATGGTCAAGCTTGTCACGGGCACGATCGGCCCGACGCTCGAATGGCTCGCTGATCGCCATCAGCTGCCGTTCTCGCTGGTCGACAATTTCAGCTATCCCGGTCATTCGCGCTATCGCATGCACGGCCTGCCGAGCCGCGCGGGGCGCGAGTTGATCGACCGGCTGCGCAGCGCCGCCGAGAGCGCCGGTATCGACATTCTCTGCAACGCGCATGCGACGACGCTGCTGCTCGATCGCACGCAACGCATCGTCGGCGTGCGGTTCACGAGGCCCGATGGCAGCAGCGACGAGATCGGCTGTCGCCGTCTCATCCTCGCCTGCAGCGGTTATGGCGGCAATCCGGCGCTGGTCGCCCGGCATATCCCCGAGATGGCCGGTGCGACTTATTTCGGCCATGCCGGTAACCAGGGTGATGCTCTGACCTGGGGTGAACAGCTCGGCGCCGCGACGCGTCATCTCGGCGGCCATCAGGGCCACGGCTCGGTGGCGCATCCGGCGCGCATTCTCATCAGCTGGGCTTCGATCACCGAAGGCGGCTTTCAGGTGAATGCGATGGGGCACCGCTTCTCCAACGAGGCGTCGGGCTATTCCGAGCAGGCGGCCCACGTGCTGGCGCAGCCGGACGGCATCGCCTGGACCATCTTCGATGCGCGCATCGCCGGCATTGCGGCGCAGTTCGAGGATTTTCGTAGTGCCGTCGCGCATGGCGCGGTGCTCGAAGCCGACGATGTCGCGGGCCTTGCAGCCGTCATGCGGGTGCCGGCCGATGCGCTCGCAGCGACATATGATGAGGTGAGCGAGGCCAAGGCACAGCAGCGCGTCGATCGCTTCGGCCGCAGCTTCGCCGGCGTGCCGCAGCTCACGCCGCCCTATCGCGCCGTGAAGGTCACCGGCGCGCTGTTCCACACCCAGGGCGGCCTCGTCATCGATGATCGCGCGCGTGTGTTGCGCAACGACGGCCGCGCGATCGACAATCTGTTCGCGGCCGGCGGCGCTGCCTGCGGCGTCTCCGGCGCCGATGCCTCGGGCTATCTCTCCGGCAATGGCCTGCTCACCGCCGTCGCGCTCGGCCGCGTCGCCGGTCTCGCGCGCTGA
- a CDS encoding cysteine hydrolase, whose product MSDHKIPAAQSALLIVDLQNDFLDPKGAYGRAGQTAADIAALPPRLKPFADLMRARGGFVISTQFTLVPGKGGEPMISPHLKQLRPFLAKGDFLPGAWGHQLVDMLQPADVTIEKIAYSAFYMTRLEWVLRKCGIEKLYVAGIVTNGGVASTVRDAHIRDFETVVLEDGCAAFTAETHATAIAALKPVCRVASIAEVMKELAAV is encoded by the coding sequence ATGAGCGATCACAAAATCCCGGCAGCGCAGAGCGCGCTGCTGATCGTCGATCTCCAGAACGACTTCCTTGATCCCAAGGGCGCATACGGCCGTGCCGGCCAGACGGCGGCCGACATCGCAGCGTTGCCCCCGCGGCTCAAGCCGTTCGCCGACCTGATGCGCGCCAGGGGCGGCTTCGTGATCTCGACGCAGTTCACCTTGGTGCCGGGCAAGGGCGGCGAGCCGATGATCTCGCCGCACCTGAAGCAGCTGCGGCCATTCCTCGCCAAGGGCGACTTCCTGCCCGGCGCCTGGGGCCATCAGCTGGTCGACATGCTGCAGCCGGCCGACGTCACGATCGAGAAGATCGCCTATTCGGCGTTCTACATGACGCGGCTCGAATGGGTGCTGCGCAAATGCGGCATCGAGAAGCTCTACGTCGCAGGGATCGTCACCAATGGCGGCGTGGCGTCGACGGTGCGCGATGCGCATATCCGCGACTTCGAGACCGTCGTGCTGGAGGACGGCTGCGCCGCGTTCACCGCGGAGACGCATGCCACGGCGATCGCGGCGCTCAAGCCGGTGTGCCGCGTCGCTTCAATTGCGGAGGTGATGAAGGAGCTTGCCGCGGTATGA
- a CDS encoding fumarylacetoacetate hydrolase family protein: MKLATFRTEGGERIGVVHGGDTRLFDLAAAAERASAGNPAFVSMLSLIDAGEAALDDARALVERYGSDESLSYDVAATELLAPVPEPRQMRDGMSFPLHILQAPRGQRKLAARQRGDTDELARIDAEPLGELPEVYRKVPIFYITNRFSVRGPNTTVKWPRYSKVMDYELEFGVITKGRGKDIPATKASDHIFGFTIFNDFSARDTQRVEMDGRLGPSKGKSFDGGNVMGPWIVTPDEIGDPYRLKMEARVNGEVRSRGTSEGMLFPFEELIAYISKDETLMPGEFIGSGTVGNGCGLELGWYLEHGDVIELEVEKIGILKNKVERQDS; encoded by the coding sequence GTGAAACTTGCGACATTTCGAACCGAGGGCGGGGAGCGGATCGGCGTGGTCCATGGCGGCGACACCAGACTGTTTGACCTGGCCGCGGCCGCTGAACGCGCCAGCGCGGGCAATCCGGCCTTCGTTTCGATGCTGTCGCTGATCGATGCCGGCGAGGCTGCGCTGGACGACGCGCGCGCACTGGTCGAGCGTTACGGCAGCGACGAGAGTCTGTCCTACGACGTCGCCGCGACCGAGCTGCTGGCGCCGGTACCCGAGCCGCGACAGATGCGCGACGGCATGTCGTTCCCGCTGCACATCCTGCAGGCGCCTCGCGGCCAGCGCAAACTTGCGGCGCGGCAACGCGGCGACACGGATGAACTCGCGCGCATCGATGCCGAGCCGCTCGGCGAACTGCCCGAAGTCTATCGCAAGGTGCCGATCTTCTACATCACCAACCGCTTCAGCGTGCGCGGCCCCAACACGACCGTGAAATGGCCGCGCTACAGCAAGGTGATGGATTACGAGCTGGAGTTCGGCGTCATCACCAAGGGCAGGGGCAAGGACATCCCGGCGACGAAGGCAAGCGACCACATCTTCGGCTTCACCATCTTCAACGACTTCTCCGCGCGCGATACCCAGCGCGTCGAGATGGACGGTCGGCTCGGCCCGTCCAAGGGCAAGAGTTTTGATGGCGGCAACGTCATGGGGCCATGGATCGTCACACCCGATGAGATCGGCGATCCCTACCGCCTGAAGATGGAGGCGCGGGTCAATGGCGAGGTGCGCTCGCGCGGCACTAGCGAGGGCATGCTGTTCCCGTTCGAGGAGTTGATCGCCTATATCAGCAAGGACGAGACCCTGATGCCGGGCGAGTTCATCGGCTCCGGCACCGTCGGCAACGGCTGCGGGCTGGAGCTCGGCTGGTATCTCGAGCATGGCGACGTCATCGAGCTCGAGGTCGAGAAGATCGGGATCTTGAAGAACAAGGTCGAACGGCAGGACAGCTGA
- a CDS encoding cyclase family protein gives MARKLIDISVPLQNDVPADPPGNHPTITYIDHQQGLPRMLQFFDGLKAEDLPDGQGWAVEQVNLSTHNGTHLDAPWHFHPTMNRGERAWTIDEVPLEWCLQPGVKLDFRHFADGYVVTAKDVEDELKRIDHTLSPLEIVVVNTAAGARFGQANYVNSGCGMGYEATMYLLERGVRLTGTDGWSWDAPFVFTAQKYAETHDAALIWEGHKAGRHIGYCHLEKLHNLEQLPSTGFTVSCFPVKIERASAGWTRAVAIVDG, from the coding sequence ATGGCCCGCAAGCTGATCGACATCTCCGTCCCCTTGCAGAACGACGTGCCCGCCGATCCGCCCGGCAACCATCCGACCATCACCTATATCGATCACCAGCAGGGGCTGCCGCGCATGCTGCAGTTCTTCGACGGGCTGAAGGCCGAGGATCTGCCGGACGGGCAGGGCTGGGCGGTCGAGCAGGTGAATCTCTCGACCCACAATGGCACGCATCTCGATGCGCCCTGGCACTTCCACCCCACCATGAACCGCGGCGAGCGCGCCTGGACCATCGACGAGGTGCCGCTGGAATGGTGCCTGCAGCCCGGCGTGAAGCTCGACTTCCGCCATTTTGCGGACGGCTATGTGGTGACGGCCAAGGATGTCGAGGACGAATTGAAGCGCATCGATCATACGCTGTCGCCGCTCGAGATCGTCGTCGTCAACACCGCGGCCGGTGCGCGCTTCGGGCAGGCCAACTACGTCAATTCCGGCTGCGGCATGGGTTACGAGGCGACGATGTATCTGCTCGAGCGTGGCGTGCGTCTCACCGGTACCGACGGCTGGAGCTGGGACGCGCCGTTCGTGTTCACCGCGCAGAAATACGCCGAGACCCACGACGCCGCCTTGATCTGGGAAGGCCACAAGGCCGGCCGCCACATCGGCTATTGCCATCTCGAGAAGCTGCACAATCTGGAGCAATTGCCGTCGACGGGGTTCACGGTGTCGTGCTTCCCTGTGAAGATCGAGCGTGCCTCGGCGGGCTGGACGCGAGCGGTGGCGATTGTGGACGGGTGA
- a CDS encoding ABC transporter permease: MRWSAIAWRVASFVVAAGEIALWQFAADQRLISPVFLPGPDRAWASLLRGFTSGDLLTKLTGTLTHMAYGWLLASVAGIALGAMIGSSRAMRIYVAPTLELLRPLPVSAIIPVAIAFLGLSQGMALFVIAFGSLWPLLLGTIHGFAAVEPRLYEVARVLHMSRLAVIFKIALPSAAPDILAGMRLSLTVALILAVVCEMLAGLDGLGQWVLLSARAFRSADLFAGVMLLGVIGYVTALTMGAAESHLLRWQAARR, encoded by the coding sequence ATGAGATGGTCTGCGATCGCCTGGCGCGTCGCCAGCTTCGTGGTCGCAGCCGGCGAGATCGCGCTGTGGCAGTTCGCGGCCGATCAGCGCCTGATATCGCCGGTGTTCCTGCCCGGCCCCGATCGCGCCTGGGCCTCGCTGCTGCGCGGCTTCACGAGCGGCGATCTGCTGACCAAGCTCACGGGCACGCTGACGCACATGGCCTATGGCTGGCTGCTCGCCTCGGTCGCCGGCATCGCGCTCGGCGCGATGATCGGTTCGTCCAGGGCGATGCGCATCTACGTCGCGCCGACGCTGGAGCTGCTGCGGCCGCTGCCGGTGTCCGCCATCATTCCGGTCGCCATCGCCTTTCTCGGACTGAGCCAGGGCATGGCGCTGTTCGTGATCGCGTTCGGCTCGCTATGGCCGCTGCTGCTCGGGACCATCCACGGCTTCGCTGCGGTCGAGCCGCGGCTCTATGAGGTGGCGCGGGTGCTGCACATGTCGCGGCTCGCGGTGATCTTCAAGATCGCGCTGCCCTCGGCGGCACCCGACATCCTTGCCGGCATGCGGCTCAGCCTGACGGTCGCGCTGATCCTCGCCGTCGTCTGCGAGATGCTGGCCGGCCTCGATGGCCTCGGCCAATGGGTGCTGTTGTCGGCGCGCGCATTCCGCTCCGCCGATCTGTTCGCCGGCGTGATGCTGCTCGGCGTGATCGGCTACGTCACCGCGCTCACCATGGGTGCAGCCGAGAGCCACCTGCTGCGCTGGCAGGCGGCGCGGCGGTGA
- a CDS encoding ABC transporter permease — MTMPERIKPVLLPLTALLAFEAWMRLAGVQSDSLAPPSAIVLALMGALTDGSLLVATRDTLASAFAGFALGGAIGLVLGIALGLSHIFNRLMEVTIEAIRPIPSVALLPIALIALGFGYRMEIAIVGFACVWPVLIVTRAAVGSIEPRLIEVARVLRLTQLDRIRKIVIPAALPRIFLAFRLAAGIALIVAVTVEIAINPLGLGAGIMTAQQALRPDLMLAYLVWIGVTGFALNTALMAAQRSLFGRAAVMGEQA, encoded by the coding sequence ATGACGATGCCGGAGCGCATCAAGCCCGTGCTGCTGCCGCTCACGGCGCTGCTCGCGTTCGAGGCCTGGATGCGGCTCGCCGGCGTGCAGAGCGACTCCCTTGCGCCGCCAAGCGCGATCGTGCTCGCGCTGATGGGGGCGCTGACCGACGGCTCGCTGCTCGTGGCAACGCGCGACACGCTCGCCTCGGCGTTCGCCGGCTTCGCGCTCGGCGGCGCCATCGGTCTGGTGCTCGGCATCGCACTCGGCCTGTCGCACATCTTCAATCGACTGATGGAGGTGACGATCGAGGCCATCAGGCCGATCCCCTCGGTGGCGCTGCTGCCGATCGCGCTGATCGCGCTCGGCTTCGGCTATCGCATGGAGATCGCGATCGTTGGCTTTGCCTGCGTCTGGCCGGTGCTGATCGTGACGCGCGCCGCCGTCGGCAGTATCGAGCCGCGGCTGATCGAGGTGGCTCGCGTGCTGCGGCTGACGCAGCTCGATCGTATCAGGAAGATCGTCATCCCAGCCGCGCTGCCCCGTATATTTCTCGCGTTCCGCCTCGCCGCCGGCATTGCGCTGATCGTCGCCGTTACGGTCGAAATCGCCATCAATCCGCTCGGCCTCGGCGCCGGCATCATGACCGCGCAGCAGGCGCTGCGGCCGGACCTGATGCTCGCTTATCTCGTCTGGATCGGCGTGACCGGGTTTGCGCTCAACACCGCGTTGATGGCTGCGCAGCGGAGCTTGTTCGGACGCGCGGCGGTGATGGGAGAGCAGGCATGA